A single window of Rhizobium sp. SL42 DNA harbors:
- the frr gene encoding ribosome recycling factor, producing MTAGVDLNDLKRRMDGAINAFKHDIASLRTGRASANILDPVTVDAYGSRVPLNQVANVTVPEPRMLGISVWDKSMVSAVDRAIREANLGLNPIMDGQNLRIPLPELNEERRKSLVKVAHDYAEKAKVAVRHVRRDGMEGLKKAEKDGTIGQDESRSKSEKVQKMTDDTIVDVDRLLAEKEKEIMQV from the coding sequence ATGACTGCAGGGGTTGATCTCAACGATCTGAAGCGCCGCATGGACGGCGCCATCAATGCCTTCAAGCACGATATCGCATCGCTGCGCACCGGCCGCGCCTCGGCCAATATTCTCGATCCGGTCACCGTCGATGCCTACGGTTCGCGCGTACCGTTGAACCAGGTGGCGAACGTGACCGTTCCGGAACCGCGCATGCTCGGCATCTCGGTCTGGGACAAGTCGATGGTCAGCGCCGTCGACCGCGCGATCCGCGAAGCCAATCTCGGGTTGAACCCGATCATGGACGGCCAGAACCTGCGCATTCCCTTGCCGGAGCTGAACGAAGAGCGCCGCAAGTCGCTGGTCAAGGTGGCGCATGACTACGCCGAAAAGGCCAAGGTTGCGGTCCGCCATGTTCGCCGCGACGGCATGGAAGGTCTGAAGAAGGCCGAAAAGGATGGGACGATCGGCCAGGACGAAAGCCGTTCCAAGTCCGAGAAGGTGCAAAAGATGACTGACGACACGATTGTTGACGTCGACCGCTTGCTCGCCGAGAAGGAAAAGGAAATCATGCAGGTATAG
- the tsf gene encoding translation elongation factor Ts, translating into MAEITAALVKELREKSGAGMMDCKKALIENNGDVEASIDWLRAKGISKADKKSGRTAAEGLVAIAGAGHKAVIVELNSETDFVARNDAFQDLVRGIADVALSTDGSVEAISAATYPASGKPVADTIKDAIATIGENMTLRRAAKLEVAHGVVATYIHNAAGDGIGKLGVLVALKSEGDKAVLTSIGRQVAMHIAATNPLALRAEEVDATVAERERNVFIEQARESGKPEAIIEKMVEGRMRKFFEEVALLSQAFVINPDLTVGDAIKAAEKEAGAAIEVTGMARLLLGEGVEKEESDFAAEVAAVAKG; encoded by the coding sequence ATGGCTGAAATCACTGCAGCACTGGTAAAGGAACTGCGCGAAAAGTCCGGCGCAGGCATGATGGATTGCAAGAAGGCTCTGATCGAGAACAACGGCGACGTCGAAGCCTCGATCGACTGGCTGCGCGCCAAGGGCATCTCCAAGGCTGACAAGAAGTCCGGCCGTACCGCCGCTGAAGGTCTGGTCGCCATTGCCGGCGCCGGTCACAAGGCCGTTATCGTCGAGTTGAACTCGGAAACCGACTTCGTTGCCCGCAACGATGCCTTCCAGGATCTCGTTCGCGGTATCGCCGACGTCGCCCTGTCGACCGACGGTTCGGTTGAGGCCATTTCGGCTGCAACCTACCCGGCTTCCGGCAAGCCGGTTGCCGATACCATCAAGGACGCGATCGCCACCATCGGCGAAAACATGACGCTGCGTCGCGCAGCCAAGCTGGAAGTTGCCCACGGCGTTGTTGCGACCTACATCCACAACGCTGCCGGCGACGGCATCGGCAAGCTCGGTGTTCTGGTTGCCCTGAAGTCGGAAGGCGACAAGGCTGTCCTGACCTCGATCGGCCGCCAGGTTGCCATGCATATCGCAGCAACCAACCCGCTCGCGCTTCGCGCCGAGGAAGTTGATGCGACCGTCGCCGAGCGCGAACGCAACGTCTTCATCGAGCAGGCCCGCGAATCCGGCAAGCCGGAAGCAATCATCGAAAAGATGGTCGAAGGCCGCATGCGCAAGTTCTTCGAAGAAGTCGCGCTTCTGTCTCAGGCTTTCGTGATCAACCCTGACCTAACGGTTGGCGATGCGATCAAGGCAGCCGAAAAAGAAGCCGGCGCGGCGATCGAAGTGACCGGCATGGCACGTCTTCTCCTCGGCGAAGGCGTCGAGAAGGAAGAAAGCGACTTCGCTGCCGAAGTTGCTGCCGTCGCCAAGGGCTGA
- a CDS encoding RidA family protein, giving the protein MSDTIDSRLQALGITLPEAAAPAANYVPYVISGNLLYLSGQLPIEGGKIAVTGLVGSDVMLADAQRAAELCAINILAQASAALAGDLSRITRVIKLNGFVASAPGFVEQHLVINGASNLIAKVLGEAGKHARAAVGMASLPLNAAVEIDAILEIKL; this is encoded by the coding sequence ATGTCCGACACCATCGACAGCCGCCTCCAGGCATTGGGAATCACCCTACCCGAGGCAGCCGCTCCAGCGGCCAACTATGTGCCTTATGTGATCAGCGGCAATCTGCTTTATCTGTCGGGCCAACTACCCATTGAAGGCGGCAAAATTGCGGTGACGGGCCTGGTCGGTTCCGATGTCATGCTGGCCGATGCGCAGCGTGCGGCCGAACTTTGCGCCATCAACATCCTGGCCCAGGCGAGCGCTGCCCTCGCCGGGGACCTGTCGCGGATCACCCGCGTGATCAAGCTGAATGGCTTCGTGGCTTCGGCTCCGGGCTTTGTCGAACAGCATCTGGTGATCAACGGCGCATCCAACCTGATCGCCAAGGTTCTGGGCGAAGCCGGCAAACATGCGCGCGCTGCCGTTGGCATGGCCTCGCTGCCGCTCAATGCTGCCGTCGAGATCGATGCCATCCTGGAGATCAAGCTGTGA
- a CDS encoding phosphatidate cytidylyltransferase yields the protein MSRELTLRIYSAIVMILVVLVATWFGGVAFRILAAVIGLLVYYEWSKMTRLAEHNMRGHAFGWFSMVLIALNLVFGAADLNVPLFAGLVVTAALPSLFGRWSWWQAGGIFYSGLSAISLSAIRGEDTLGLVAMLFVFIIVWSTDILAYFVGRAIGGPKLAPRISPGKTWSGAIGGTVAGVIGGIGVALMHFQDVGVWIPVVALALSVSSQIGDLFESFIKRRFGVKDSSKLIPGHGGVMDRVDGLVFACFAAFFLAIGFSAGGGGSVVSLGAFLFGL from the coding sequence ATGTCCCGAGAACTGACGCTCCGCATCTATTCCGCCATCGTTATGATCCTTGTTGTGCTGGTTGCAACGTGGTTCGGTGGCGTCGCCTTTCGCATTCTCGCTGCCGTCATAGGCCTGCTCGTCTATTACGAGTGGTCCAAAATGACACGCCTTGCCGAACACAACATGCGCGGCCATGCGTTCGGCTGGTTTTCGATGGTGCTGATTGCGCTGAACCTCGTTTTCGGTGCGGCAGATTTGAACGTGCCGTTGTTTGCCGGTCTTGTGGTCACCGCAGCGCTGCCTTCCCTGTTTGGACGCTGGAGCTGGTGGCAGGCCGGCGGCATTTTCTATTCCGGCTTGAGCGCGATTTCTCTGTCCGCGATCCGCGGCGAGGATACGCTTGGCCTGGTCGCTATGCTCTTCGTGTTCATCATCGTCTGGTCGACCGACATTCTCGCCTATTTTGTCGGGCGCGCGATCGGCGGTCCCAAGCTTGCGCCGCGCATCTCGCCCGGCAAGACCTGGTCCGGTGCAATTGGCGGAACTGTTGCTGGCGTCATTGGCGGCATCGGCGTCGCACTGATGCATTTTCAGGATGTGGGTGTCTGGATACCGGTGGTCGCGCTGGCCTTGTCTGTTTCGAGCCAGATCGGCGACCTGTTCGAATCCTTTATCAAGCGTCGATTCGGCGTCAAAGACTCCAGCAAGCTCATTCCCGGGCATGGCGGTGTCATGGATCGCGTCGATGGCCTTGTATTTGCCTGCTTTGCGGCATTCTTTCTTGCAATAGGTTTCTCCGCAGGCGGCGGCGGTTCGGTTGTCTCTCTGGGAGCCTTCCTGTTCGGTCTCTGA
- a CDS encoding isoprenyl transferase — translation MSTAQNRAAPEHVAIIMDGNGRWANARGLPRALGHRKGVEAVRETVRAAREAGIGFLTLFAFSSENWRRPEAEVNELFGLLKTFIRRDLADLNRGNVRIRIIGDRVRLRDDIRELLLEAEDATVANTGLTLVIAFNYGARDEIARAAAHLAAEVQAGRLKADEIDAQKLNDSLDTAGIPDPDLIIRTSGEERLSNFLLWQAAYAELMFVPEFWPDFTPEIFYAALDRYAARDRRFGGIAPSALAIGS, via the coding sequence ATGTCGACAGCACAAAATCGCGCCGCTCCGGAGCATGTTGCGATCATCATGGATGGCAACGGCCGCTGGGCCAATGCGCGTGGCCTGCCGAGAGCGCTTGGCCATCGCAAAGGCGTTGAAGCGGTGCGCGAGACCGTGCGCGCGGCACGCGAGGCGGGCATCGGCTTCCTGACCTTATTCGCCTTTTCTTCCGAGAACTGGCGTCGGCCGGAGGCGGAGGTCAACGAGCTTTTTGGTCTGCTGAAGACATTTATCCGTCGCGACCTTGCGGATTTGAACCGCGGCAATGTGCGTATCCGCATCATCGGGGATCGCGTGCGTCTTCGCGATGACATTCGCGAATTGCTGCTGGAGGCGGAAGACGCAACCGTCGCCAACACGGGCCTCACCCTGGTCATCGCCTTCAACTATGGCGCGCGTGACGAGATAGCGCGCGCAGCGGCCCATCTTGCCGCGGAAGTGCAGGCAGGCCGGCTGAAGGCCGATGAAATAGATGCGCAGAAGCTGAACGACAGTCTCGATACGGCCGGCATTCCCGATCCCGACCTGATCATCCGCACCAGTGGCGAGGAAAGGCTGTCGAATTTCCTCCTCTGGCAGGCAGCCTATGCCGAACTGATGTTCGTGCCGGAATTCTGGCCGGATTTCACGCCCGAAATCTTCTACGCGGCTCTGGATCGGTATGCGGCTCGCGACCGGCGTTTCGGCGGGATCGCACCGTCCGCCTTGGCGATCGGCTCGTGA
- a CDS encoding GNAT family N-acetyltransferase translates to MADEVTIRIVRSFSEIDPAKWAKLSGASRSGPNYNPFSSHAFLSSLEESGSAVAETGWLGHHLLLEEDDELVGAIPCYLKSHSQGEYVFDHSWADAFRRAGGNYYPKLQACTPFTPATGPRLLVREGQDRGRVSAPLAQGLRQVTSELGLSSAHVTFLPHDELSSLTQAGFLHRMDQQFHFLNKGYRDHEAFLAELSSSKRKNLRKERRNALANGITIDWLTGKDLTEEIWDQFFTFYMDTGSRKWGRPYLTRDFYSLIGERMADDVLLVMARREGRYIAGAINFIGADALYGRHWGCIEDHPYLHFEVCYHQAIDFALAKGLARVEAGAQGEHKLARGYQPVVTHSAHFIAHAGLRRAVADYLEHERREVAQIGDYLGDHTPFRKGERQPSDGEEFDD, encoded by the coding sequence ATGGCAGACGAGGTGACGATCCGCATAGTCCGTTCCTTCTCGGAGATTGATCCGGCGAAATGGGCAAAACTGTCCGGGGCCTCGCGCTCCGGACCAAACTACAATCCCTTCAGCTCGCATGCCTTCCTGTCGTCGCTGGAGGAGTCCGGCTCGGCAGTCGCCGAAACCGGCTGGCTCGGTCACCACCTGTTGCTCGAGGAAGACGACGAGCTTGTCGGGGCAATTCCCTGTTATCTGAAAAGCCACAGCCAGGGGGAGTATGTCTTCGACCACAGCTGGGCCGATGCCTTCCGGCGCGCCGGGGGAAATTACTACCCCAAGCTCCAGGCATGCACCCCTTTCACGCCTGCCACAGGCCCGCGACTTCTGGTGCGCGAGGGACAAGACAGGGGCCGTGTTTCAGCACCGCTGGCGCAGGGCCTCAGGCAGGTAACATCGGAGCTCGGCCTGTCCTCGGCGCATGTGACATTCCTTCCCCATGACGAGCTTTCTTCCCTTACGCAAGCTGGATTTCTGCATCGCATGGACCAGCAGTTCCACTTCCTCAACAAGGGCTACCGGGACCACGAGGCCTTTCTGGCAGAGCTGTCGTCTTCCAAGCGCAAGAACCTGCGCAAGGAGCGCCGCAATGCGCTCGCAAACGGCATCACGATCGACTGGTTGACCGGCAAGGATCTGACCGAGGAGATCTGGGATCAGTTCTTCACCTTCTACATGGATACCGGCAGCCGCAAATGGGGTCGTCCCTACCTGACCCGTGACTTCTATTCGCTGATCGGCGAACGCATGGCCGACGACGTCTTGCTGGTGATGGCCAGGCGCGAAGGCCGCTATATCGCCGGTGCGATCAATTTCATCGGCGCGGACGCGCTCTACGGCCGTCACTGGGGCTGTATCGAAGACCATCCCTATCTGCATTTCGAGGTCTGCTATCATCAGGCGATCGATTTTGCCCTCGCCAAGGGGCTTGCGCGCGTCGAGGCCGGCGCGCAAGGGGAACACAAGCTGGCGCGTGGCTACCAACCGGTCGTCACGCATTCGGCGCATTTCATCGCCCATGCCGGTCTGCGGCGTGCCGTGGCCGATTATCTCGAGCACGAACGGCGCGAAGTGGCGCAGATCGGCGACTACCTGGGCGACCACACTCCCTTTCGCAAGGGGGAGCGACAGCCAAGCGACGGCGAAGAATTCGACGACTAG
- a CDS encoding AzlC family ABC transporter permease yields the protein MSSVSSDLSQARWFLAGMRGLFSLPAIILMVSFVGFSAFALESGISRSEAMFMTAMVWALPAKMILIGTMTSGANLLAVFLAVSLSSIRLMPMVASLVPEMRTSRTPTWLLLVLSHFVAITAWVFAMGRFKDVPREGRVAFFAGFGITLVTVNTALVGVCYGLVAAFPPVVAAVLFFLTPVYFIASIWATGRQSVVKIAFVIGVVSGPLLALLVPGFDILIAGLGGGTLAYLVDRHLVRGKKPLQMPQVSAEEVL from the coding sequence ATGTCTTCGGTTTCTTCTGACCTGTCCCAGGCCCGCTGGTTTCTTGCCGGCATGCGCGGTCTTTTCAGTCTCCCTGCCATCATCCTGATGGTTTCCTTCGTCGGCTTTTCGGCCTTTGCCCTGGAATCCGGTATCAGCCGTTCCGAGGCGATGTTCATGACGGCGATGGTCTGGGCGCTGCCGGCCAAGATGATCCTGATCGGTACGATGACCAGCGGCGCCAATCTTCTGGCTGTGTTTCTAGCTGTCTCGCTGTCCTCCATTCGGCTGATGCCGATGGTGGCCTCGCTGGTGCCCGAAATGCGCACGTCGCGCACGCCCACATGGCTTTTGTTGGTGCTGTCGCATTTCGTCGCGATCACCGCATGGGTCTTTGCCATGGGCCGTTTCAAGGATGTGCCGCGTGAGGGTCGGGTTGCCTTCTTTGCCGGTTTCGGCATCACGCTGGTGACCGTCAACACAGCTCTGGTTGGCGTCTGCTATGGTCTGGTTGCAGCCTTTCCGCCCGTTGTCGCGGCCGTGCTGTTTTTCCTCACGCCCGTGTATTTCATCGCCTCGATCTGGGCGACCGGACGCCAGTCCGTCGTCAAGATCGCCTTTGTCATTGGCGTTGTCTCCGGCCCGTTACTGGCGTTGCTGGTGCCGGGTTTCGATATCCTGATCGCCGGGCTGGGCGGTGGCACGCTGGCCTATCTGGTCGACCGTCATCTGGTGCGCGGCAAGAAGCCCCTGCAGATGCCACAGGTTTCGGCGGAGGAGGTGCTGTGA
- the rseP gene encoding RIP metalloprotease RseP, giving the protein MDHITTVFGFLGGYILPYIVILSLLVFIHELGHYLAGRWSGIRVLAFSVGFGPELVGFTDKHGTRWKISAIPLGGYVRFFGDADAASRPDSDELAQLTDEEKAQTLGGAALWKRAVTVAAGPIANFILAIFIFAVMFATLGKSVSDPVVAELKPGSVAEAAGVKPGDILVALDGRRIETFDEVVRYISMRPELPVKVTVRRAESEVDFDMVPRRAVIADSFGNEMEVGQIGIITNQSSGNFRIVELSPLEAVWEGVRQTGHIITGTFDYIGNMIAGRMNADQLGGPVRVVQASGEMATLGIIALLNLAAVLSVSLGLLNLMPVPVLDGGHLVLYAIEAVRGRPVGPGAQEIAFRIGLAMILSLMVFATWNDISRLIG; this is encoded by the coding sequence ATGGATCACATCACCACAGTCTTCGGCTTTCTCGGCGGGTACATCCTTCCCTATATCGTCATCCTGTCCCTGCTCGTCTTCATCCATGAGCTTGGGCATTATCTGGCTGGCCGCTGGTCGGGCATTCGTGTTCTGGCGTTTTCGGTCGGCTTCGGTCCGGAACTGGTCGGCTTTACCGATAAACACGGAACGCGTTGGAAAATTTCAGCTATTCCGCTTGGCGGCTATGTCCGATTCTTCGGCGATGCGGATGCGGCGAGCCGGCCGGACAGCGACGAACTGGCACAGCTGACTGATGAGGAGAAGGCGCAGACGCTCGGTGGTGCGGCGCTTTGGAAGCGGGCGGTCACGGTTGCCGCCGGTCCGATCGCAAACTTCATCCTCGCGATCTTCATCTTCGCCGTCATGTTCGCCACGCTCGGCAAATCGGTTTCGGATCCAGTCGTTGCTGAATTGAAGCCCGGAAGCGTGGCGGAAGCGGCTGGCGTCAAGCCCGGCGACATTCTGGTCGCCCTGGATGGCCGACGCATAGAAACCTTCGATGAAGTCGTTCGCTATATCAGCATGCGCCCCGAGCTTCCGGTCAAGGTCACCGTCCGCCGCGCTGAAAGCGAGGTCGATTTCGACATGGTGCCGCGGCGTGCGGTGATTGCCGACAGCTTCGGCAACGAGATGGAAGTCGGCCAGATCGGCATTATCACCAATCAAAGTTCCGGCAATTTCCGCATCGTCGAACTGTCGCCACTCGAGGCCGTCTGGGAAGGCGTTCGCCAGACGGGTCACATCATCACGGGCACGTTCGACTACATCGGCAACATGATTGCCGGTCGTATGAATGCTGACCAGTTGGGTGGTCCGGTGCGCGTCGTGCAGGCCTCCGGAGAAATGGCCACGCTGGGCATTATCGCTCTGTTAAATCTAGCCGCTGTTCTTTCGGTTTCCCTGGGGCTTTTGAATTTGATGCCAGTTCCGGTCCTTGACGGCGGGCATCTGGTTCTCTACGCGATTGAAGCCGTGCGAGGCAGACCAGTCGGTCCCGGTGCGCAGGAAATCGCCTTTCGTATCGGATTGGCAATGATCCTGTCGCTGATGGTTTTTGCGACGTGGAATGACATTAGCCGGTTGATCGGATAA
- a CDS encoding HIT family protein: MSISAYDPNNIFAKILKGEIPSVKLYEDADTLAFMDVMPQAPGHLLVIPKRGSRNLLDADPAVLVKLMPVVQKLASAAKEAFDADGVYVAQFNEPAAGQTVFHLHFHVIPRHEGLPLKPHSGGMEDIEVLKANAEKIKAAL; encoded by the coding sequence ATGAGCATTTCCGCCTACGATCCGAACAACATCTTCGCCAAGATCCTGAAGGGCGAAATTCCCTCGGTAAAGCTCTATGAAGACGCCGACACGCTTGCCTTCATGGACGTCATGCCGCAGGCGCCGGGGCATCTTCTGGTCATCCCGAAACGGGGTTCGCGCAATCTGCTCGATGCCGACCCGGCCGTTCTGGTCAAGCTGATGCCCGTGGTGCAGAAACTTGCCAGCGCAGCCAAGGAAGCGTTTGACGCAGACGGCGTCTATGTCGCGCAGTTCAACGAACCGGCGGCCGGTCAGACCGTCTTCCACCTGCATTTCCACGTCATCCCGCGCCATGAGGGCCTGCCGTTGAAGCCGCATTCCGGCGGCATGGAGGATATCGAAGTGCTGAAGGCCAATGCCGAGAAGATCAAGGCAGCGCTTTGA
- a CDS encoding glycerophosphodiester phosphodiesterase, translated as MSADWIKDVPVAHRGFHDMNKAVWENTLSAFSRAIEAGFAIECDIQLSSDSVPMVFHDHDLQRLCSLAGEVRERTAGELGMMSIGGTADRIPTLKKMLELVKGRVPLVIELKGIDAEQDDGFVESVLEVLEGYQGKVALMSFDYHLLRALKAVECPYPVGLTAEGARPEQFEAHEEAMALGLDFVSYAVAHLPNSFISGLREKGTPVITWTVRDEIMRTQTYTYADQMTFEGFDPRTSPAIA; from the coding sequence GTGAGTGCAGACTGGATCAAGGATGTTCCCGTCGCTCATCGCGGCTTTCACGACATGAACAAGGCCGTCTGGGAAAATACGCTTTCGGCGTTTTCACGGGCGATCGAGGCCGGGTTTGCCATCGAATGCGACATCCAGCTATCGTCCGACAGCGTGCCGATGGTTTTTCACGACCATGACCTGCAGCGGCTGTGCAGCCTTGCGGGCGAGGTTCGCGAGCGTACAGCCGGCGAACTGGGCATGATGTCGATCGGTGGCACGGCCGACCGGATCCCGACATTAAAAAAGATGCTGGAACTGGTGAAGGGTCGCGTACCGCTGGTGATCGAACTGAAGGGCATCGATGCGGAGCAGGACGATGGCTTCGTCGAAAGCGTGCTGGAGGTTCTGGAGGGTTATCAGGGCAAGGTGGCGCTGATGAGCTTCGACTATCACCTGCTGCGCGCCCTGAAGGCCGTCGAATGCCCTTACCCGGTTGGCCTGACTGCCGAAGGGGCACGACCGGAGCAGTTCGAAGCACATGAAGAGGCCATGGCGCTCGGGCTCGACTTTGTCTCCTATGCGGTCGCGCATCTGCCCAACAGCTTCATTTCGGGCCTGCGTGAAAAAGGCACACCGGTGATTACCTGGACCGTCAGGGATGAAATCATGCGGACGCAGACCTATACATATGCTGATCAGATGACATTCGAAGGCTTCGACCCGCGGACCTCGCCGGCGATTGCCTGA
- a CDS encoding cell envelope integrity EipB family protein yields the protein MFRSRMALVATAALASGIGLGPAQAAGVIGLAPHRAIYDVVLKEASDRSGIESVRGRMVYEFNGSTCKGYNTQFRFVTRIDVGDGVRVTDQRSSTFEDVAGGKFRFDNKSFTDDQLDKDVAGAASDTDGKVKIELTGPDKRAVELADSRFPAEHMLEVIALARKGQRVFESRIFDGSEDGDQTFLTTTVVGAAQKATGTDPEVKAVAPLAGAEYWPVSIAYFDEKAKGDQLPIYSQSFKLYDNGVTRDLTLDYGDFILSGKLTKLELLGKTDGDCK from the coding sequence ATGTTTCGTTCGCGCATGGCCCTTGTCGCCACAGCTGCCCTTGCTTCCGGCATTGGGCTTGGCCCCGCGCAAGCTGCGGGCGTGATCGGTCTGGCACCCCACCGTGCGATTTACGACGTCGTGCTCAAGGAAGCATCCGACCGCTCCGGCATTGAAAGCGTGCGCGGCCGCATGGTCTATGAGTTCAACGGCTCGACCTGCAAGGGCTACAACACCCAATTCCGTTTCGTCACGCGCATTGATGTGGGCGACGGCGTGCGTGTGACCGATCAGCGAAGCTCGACCTTCGAGGATGTGGCCGGCGGCAAGTTCCGTTTTGACAACAAGTCCTTCACCGATGACCAGCTCGACAAGGATGTGGCTGGTGCGGCCTCCGATACCGACGGCAAGGTCAAGATCGAACTGACCGGCCCGGACAAGCGTGCCGTCGAACTGGCCGACAGCCGTTTTCCCGCCGAACACATGCTGGAAGTGATCGCTCTTGCGCGCAAAGGCCAGCGTGTTTTCGAATCGCGGATCTTCGACGGTTCGGAAGACGGTGACCAGACGTTTCTGACGACCACGGTCGTCGGCGCGGCACAGAAGGCGACCGGCACGGATCCCGAGGTCAAGGCCGTTGCGCCTTTGGCCGGTGCCGAATACTGGCCGGTGTCGATTGCCTATTTCGACGAAAAGGCGAAGGGCGACCAATTGCCGATCTACAGCCAGTCCTTCAAGCTCTACGACAATGGCGTCACTCGAGATCTGACCCTGGACTACGGCGACTTCATCCTGTCGGGAAAGCTGACCAAGCTTGAACTTCTCGGCAAGACGGACGGTGATTGCAAATAG
- the rpsB gene encoding 30S ribosomal protein S2: MALPDFSMRQLLEAGIHFGHQTHRWNPKMKPYIFGDRNNIHIIDLAQTVPMLSRALQVVSDTVARGGRVLFVGTKRQASEIIADSAKRSAQYYVNSRWLGGMMTNWKTISNSIQRLRKLDEILASDASGYSKKERLNLEREREKLDKALGGIKDMGGTPDLMFIIDTNKEKIAIDEAKRLGIPVVAVIDSNCDPDLIDYAIPGNDDASRAIALYCDLIARAAIDGIARQQGASGRDIGASAETPIEPALEAESEA; the protein is encoded by the coding sequence ATGGCATTGCCCGATTTCTCTATGCGTCAGCTTCTCGAAGCTGGCATCCACTTCGGCCACCAGACTCACCGCTGGAACCCGAAGATGAAGCCGTACATCTTCGGCGATCGTAACAACATCCACATCATCGACCTGGCTCAGACCGTACCGATGCTGTCGCGCGCCCTGCAGGTCGTGTCCGACACCGTTGCTCGCGGCGGTCGCGTTCTGTTCGTCGGCACCAAGCGCCAGGCTTCGGAAATCATCGCTGATTCCGCCAAGCGTTCGGCCCAGTACTACGTCAACTCCCGCTGGCTCGGCGGCATGATGACCAACTGGAAGACCATCTCGAACTCGATCCAGCGCCTGCGCAAGCTCGACGAAATTCTCGCTTCGGACGCTTCCGGCTATTCCAAGAAGGAACGCCTGAACCTTGAGCGCGAACGCGAAAAGCTCGATAAGGCCCTCGGCGGTATCAAGGACATGGGCGGCACGCCGGACCTGATGTTCATCATTGACACCAACAAGGAAAAGATCGCGATCGACGAAGCCAAGCGCCTCGGCATCCCGGTCGTTGCCGTCATCGACTCGAACTGCGATCCGGACCTGATCGACTACGCGATCCCGGGCAACGACGACGCGTCGCGCGCTATCGCACTGTACTGCGACCTGATCGCGCGCGCTGCCATCGATGGCATCGCTCGTCAGCAGGGCGCTTCCGGTCGTGATATCGGTGCATCTGCCGAGACGCCGATCGAGCCGGCTCTGGAAGCTGAATCCGAAGCTTGA
- a CDS encoding AzlD domain-containing protein — translation MADYGLYLVIIVAGWLATDMWRWLGVIAGNRLQEGSEALAWVRAVATALVMAVTAKLIVFPAGTLESSPLWLRLTAAGVGFGAFLLFGQRVIVGVIVPLAILAAGLLWL, via the coding sequence ATGGCGGACTACGGTTTGTATCTTGTGATCATCGTGGCCGGTTGGCTTGCGACCGACATGTGGCGCTGGCTCGGGGTGATCGCCGGCAATCGGTTGCAGGAAGGTTCGGAAGCGTTGGCCTGGGTGAGGGCGGTCGCAACCGCGCTGGTGATGGCGGTCACGGCCAAGCTGATCGTCTTCCCGGCCGGGACGCTTGAAAGTTCACCACTTTGGCTGCGGCTGACCGCAGCCGGCGTCGGGTTTGGCGCATTTCTGCTGTTCGGCCAGCGTGTCATCGTCGGCGTGATCGTGCCGCTGGCGATCCTGGCGGCCGGCCTGCTCTGGCTTTAG
- the pyrH gene encoding UMP kinase, translating to MTAKPLFKRVLLKCSGEALMGSQGFGIDVAVADRIASDIAEARSMGVEVGIVVGGGNIFRGVAVASKGGDRVTGDHMGMLATVINALALATSLRKLDIDTVVLSAIAMPEICESFSQRVAIHHLSQGRVVIFAGGTGNPFFTTDSAAALRAAEMGAQAIFKGTQVDGIYSADPKKEPAATRFDRLTHDEVLQKGLAVMDVAAVALARENHIPIIVFSIHEKGGFGEILSGRGLMTIVTDN from the coding sequence ATGACTGCCAAACCACTGTTCAAACGCGTTCTCCTGAAGTGCTCCGGCGAAGCCCTTATGGGCAGCCAGGGATTCGGGATCGATGTTGCGGTCGCCGACCGCATCGCGAGTGATATTGCAGAAGCCCGAAGCATGGGCGTCGAAGTGGGTATCGTTGTTGGCGGTGGCAACATTTTCCGTGGTGTGGCCGTGGCCTCCAAGGGCGGCGACCGCGTCACCGGCGACCACATGGGCATGCTGGCGACGGTCATCAACGCGCTGGCGCTGGCGACGTCGCTGCGCAAGCTCGATATCGATACCGTCGTGCTGTCGGCGATTGCCATGCCGGAGATCTGCGAGAGCTTCTCCCAGCGCGTCGCGATCCACCATTTGTCGCAAGGCCGGGTTGTGATCTTCGCCGGCGGTACCGGCAACCCGTTCTTCACCACCGATTCCGCCGCCGCCTTGCGTGCCGCCGAAATGGGTGCACAGGCCATATTCAAGGGTACACAGGTCGACGGTATCTATTCCGCCGATCCGAAGAAGGAACCCGCGGCCACCCGCTTCGATCGTCTGACCCATGATGAAGTCCTGCAAAAGGGGCTTGCGGTCATGGACGTGGCGGCAGTGGCGCTTGCCCGCGAAAATCATATTCCGATTATCGTCTTTTCCATCCATGAAAAGGGCGGTTTCGGCGAGATCCTTTCGGGCCGAGGTCTGATGACCATCGTTACCGACAATTGA